A region of Paenibacillus thiaminolyticus DNA encodes the following proteins:
- a CDS encoding ABC transporter ATP-binding protein encodes MLEVNNVSKWYDDRRGVEDLQFAIEQGEIVGFLGPNGAGKTTTMRMITGYLNPTRGSISIGGLTMAEDGAQARSKIGYLPETPPLYPDMSVKAYLSFIADLRGVPVREQKQRIAEMLDKLGLRGREKQMIRSLSKGYKQRLGLAQAIMHKPDLLVLDEPTSGLDPNQIIEIRELIRELGEQHTVLLSTHILPEVNTLCNRVLIIHQGRLVLDERQDRLGLVMGQTSSLQLEVKGQESEIIPILTALPEVVSVDVLAEAAEPVPGNGTEQKRETGDEETESRASVRSGSSAAEAAAESGIAAEHAGANEAGAGIGAGEEQTGASQPDSGTPIVALRVIPAEQTDARESIFFALAKAGHPILEMKRDTTSLEDVFIRLTTEEEVQDA; translated from the coding sequence ATGTTAGAAGTGAACAACGTCAGCAAATGGTATGACGATCGCCGGGGCGTGGAGGATCTTCAATTCGCCATCGAGCAGGGCGAGATAGTCGGCTTCCTGGGGCCCAACGGGGCAGGTAAGACAACGACGATGCGCATGATTACCGGGTACTTGAACCCGACTCGCGGCAGCATCTCGATTGGGGGCTTGACGATGGCGGAGGACGGCGCCCAGGCAAGAAGCAAGATCGGGTACTTGCCCGAGACGCCGCCCCTCTATCCTGACATGTCGGTGAAGGCGTATTTATCGTTTATCGCCGATCTGCGGGGAGTCCCTGTACGGGAGCAGAAGCAGCGCATCGCGGAAATGCTGGACAAGCTGGGGCTGCGCGGAAGAGAAAAGCAGATGATTCGCAGTCTGTCCAAAGGGTACAAGCAGCGGCTGGGCTTGGCGCAAGCCATTATGCATAAGCCCGATCTGCTTGTGCTGGACGAGCCTACGTCCGGGCTTGACCCGAACCAGATTATTGAGATACGCGAGCTGATACGCGAATTGGGAGAGCAGCATACCGTTCTGCTCAGCACTCATATTTTGCCTGAGGTGAATACGTTGTGCAATCGGGTCCTCATCATCCATCAAGGCCGTCTTGTGCTGGATGAACGGCAGGATCGCCTTGGGTTAGTGATGGGGCAGACCTCCTCGCTGCAGCTGGAAGTGAAAGGACAGGAGTCCGAGATCATCCCTATTTTAACAGCCCTTCCCGAGGTAGTGTCTGTTGATGTCCTGGCTGAGGCCGCCGAGCCGGTACCCGGGAACGGGACGGAGCAGAAGAGAGAGACTGGGGATGAAGAGACTGAATCCCGTGCCAGCGTACGCTCCGGCAGTTCAGCTGCGGAGGCGGCGGCAGAATCCGGCATCGCGGCGGAACATGCGGGCGCGAATGAGGCGGGCGCCGGAATAGGAGCCGGGGAAGAGCAGACCGGAGCGTCGCAGCCGGATTCCGGCACTCCGATTGTTGCGCTTCGCGTCATTCCGGCAGAACAGACAGATGCGAGGGAGTCTATTTTTTTCGCACTTGCGAAGGCGGGTCACCCGATTCTCGAGATGAAGCGGGATACGACCAGTCTCGAGGACGTGTTTATTCGGCTTACGACCGAGGAGGAGGTGCAAGATGCGTAG
- a CDS encoding glycosyltransferase family 4 protein has translation MKPTMMLFSHMCNQNFTTGAEKHLLFLAHELRTWYECIIIVPQEGRLSGLAREAGIQSEIMPCPLMYSLIRPDANLLEEWERWKGTPEFEAIVDLLKYMQPDIVLTNTAIHQLPAAAAESLGIPALWVINETIAATPHTSLAAELISSHADGIIGTSETTLQPIRPAAGGTPLYLLPPSWHPNALQPRSWPRFRRSKRKELGIAAGHVLIGYIAAALYPEKGLDHFIRMALRVAVQRPFARFVILGEPTDHGYYDACLEIIANSPYADRFWFIRFEASVQHVYPAMDIVVVPSLLPEGFGLTALEGMIFGKAVIAYASGGLAEILAATGNSMYSIETGNEAQLTQAVVDATRSPSVWKRAGIRNGKNAIRVFGHAVFRDRLKKLLISQVLHHRHKYQVIQGDAPDVFVAESDSGTYRCVTPGMPEYASLLPQARRIPADILYGVISPAGSPDDQLRLPLFRHPQLHGGRRVRRGGRFHRRRRHWPRALRARRRKGKGVHRSRMHRGKRLRKKR, from the coding sequence ATGAAACCGACTATGATGTTATTTTCGCATATGTGCAACCAAAATTTTACTACCGGGGCGGAGAAACATCTTCTTTTTCTCGCTCACGAGTTAAGGACCTGGTATGAATGCATTATCATCGTGCCGCAGGAAGGTCGATTATCGGGTCTGGCTCGGGAAGCCGGCATTCAAAGCGAGATTATGCCCTGCCCGCTGATGTACTCTCTCATCCGGCCGGACGCCAATCTCCTGGAGGAGTGGGAGCGTTGGAAGGGGACTCCCGAATTCGAGGCCATCGTCGACCTGCTGAAGTATATGCAGCCCGACATCGTCTTGACGAATACGGCGATCCACCAGCTTCCGGCCGCCGCAGCCGAATCGCTGGGAATTCCAGCCCTGTGGGTCATCAATGAGACCATCGCCGCTACTCCGCACACCTCTCTCGCCGCGGAGCTTATCAGCTCGCATGCCGATGGCATTATCGGCACATCGGAGACGACGCTTCAACCGATCCGCCCTGCGGCGGGGGGCACCCCTCTCTATCTGCTGCCTCCATCTTGGCACCCGAACGCGCTTCAGCCCCGCTCTTGGCCCCGCTTCCGCCGCAGCAAGAGAAAAGAATTGGGGATAGCGGCGGGACATGTGCTGATCGGATATATAGCGGCTGCCCTCTATCCCGAAAAAGGGCTGGACCATTTTATCCGAATGGCGCTTCGAGTGGCGGTTCAGAGGCCGTTCGCCCGCTTCGTCATCCTCGGAGAGCCGACGGATCACGGTTACTACGATGCCTGTCTCGAGATAATTGCGAATTCTCCTTACGCCGATCGGTTCTGGTTCATTCGCTTCGAGGCGTCGGTGCAGCATGTGTATCCTGCGATGGATATTGTCGTGGTGCCCAGCTTGCTGCCGGAGGGCTTCGGGTTAACGGCGCTGGAAGGAATGATATTCGGCAAGGCGGTCATTGCTTACGCGTCAGGCGGATTAGCGGAAATATTAGCGGCGACGGGGAACTCCATGTACTCGATAGAGACCGGGAACGAGGCACAACTGACACAGGCCGTTGTTGATGCAACCCGCAGCCCTTCTGTATGGAAAAGGGCGGGCATTCGCAACGGGAAGAACGCCATTCGGGTATTTGGCCATGCCGTGTTCCGTGATCGGCTGAAGAAGCTGCTTATTAGTCAGGTCCTTCACCATCGGCACAAATACCAAGTCATCCAAGGGGATGCTCCCGATGTGTTCGTCGCCGAATCGGATAGCGGCACTTACCGCTGCGTTACTCCCGGCATGCCGGAATATGCATCACTGCTGCCCCAGGCACGCCGGATTCCCGCCGACATCCTGTACGGCGTTATATCTCCCGCAGGTTCACCGGACGACCAACTGCGGCTGCCCTTGTTCCGCCACCCGCAACTGCACGGCGGGCGGAGAGTGAGGCGGGGCGGGCGATTTCACCGCCGCAGGCGCCATTGGCCGCGGGCGTTGCGAGCCCGCAGGCGGAAGGGGAAGGGGGTCCATCGCTCCCGGATGCACCGAGGCAAGCGTCTTCGAAAAAAGCGATAA
- the rfbB gene encoding dTDP-glucose 4,6-dehydratase — protein MNRLLVTGGMGFIGSNFILYMLARRPEVHITNLDVLTYAGNPDNLQHIADSEAYRFVRADITDAAAVEQVMAEGAFDAIVHFAAESHVDRSIADPESFIRTNVLGTFRLLESARRHSIPRFIHVSTDEVYGSLGATGFFTEESPLMPNSPYSASKAGSDMLARSYARTYGMPVIITRCSNNYGPRQFPEKLIPTIITQAIRDQPIPVYGDGSHVRDWLFVNDHCAAIDAALRHGQPGEVYNIGGHQERTNLEVVRMVLNELGKPESLIAFVSDRPGHDRRYAIDPAKTECELGWTPSVSLAEGMKQTISWYVNNRPWWERVLSGAYLEGR, from the coding sequence ATGAACCGGCTTCTCGTAACCGGAGGCATGGGGTTCATCGGCAGTAATTTCATTCTCTACATGCTGGCCCGTCGCCCGGAAGTGCACATTACGAATCTGGATGTGCTCACTTATGCAGGCAATCCGGATAATTTGCAGCATATTGCTGATAGCGAAGCCTATAGATTCGTACGGGCCGATATTACGGATGCGGCGGCTGTGGAACAGGTTATGGCGGAGGGCGCATTCGATGCGATCGTGCACTTTGCCGCCGAATCCCATGTTGATCGCAGCATTGCCGATCCGGAGTCATTCATCCGCACGAATGTGCTCGGCACGTTCCGATTGCTGGAATCGGCACGCCGCCACAGCATTCCCCGCTTTATTCACGTGTCGACCGACGAAGTGTACGGATCGCTAGGAGCGACCGGATTTTTTACCGAAGAATCCCCGCTCATGCCGAACAGCCCCTATTCCGCCAGCAAGGCCGGATCGGATATGCTGGCACGCTCCTATGCCCGCACGTACGGCATGCCAGTCATTATTACCCGCTGCTCGAACAATTACGGTCCGCGCCAATTTCCGGAGAAGCTTATCCCTACCATTATTACGCAAGCGATCCGGGATCAGCCGATTCCCGTGTATGGGGACGGCTCCCATGTGCGTGACTGGCTCTTCGTCAACGATCATTGCGCAGCCATTGACGCAGCGCTGCGGCATGGGCAGCCGGGCGAGGTCTATAATATCGGCGGCCACCAGGAGCGCACGAATCTGGAGGTTGTCCGAATGGTGCTGAACGAGCTGGGGAAGCCAGAGTCGCTGATTGCCTTCGTCTCCGATCGCCCAGGTCATGATCGGCGTTATGCGATTGATCCTGCCAAGACCGAATGCGAGCTCGGCTGGACTCCGAGCGTAAGCTTGGCCGAAGGGATGAAGCAGACAATATCTTGGTATGTGAACAACCGCCCGTGGTGGGAACGTGTCCTGTCCGGAGCGTATTTGGAAGGAAGATAG
- a CDS encoding glycosyltransferase family 2 protein: MPPVRSRRDIRRVHAGKRRVPASSMRAASGRSRQQRYDRGYARGYAEGLRVGQAQYGVPFDGTSIIIPTYNKADLLEQCIASIEDHTSIPHEIIVVDNASTDGTAAYLHRNTGKLRFHIHEHNRGFAGAVNTGLMMAKGQTICILNNDILVTPNWLNNLLDCLQSDDKIGMVGPVTNFISGEQLIEVPYQSIEDMYSFAATHNVPNAGKWQGTDRIVGFCLIFRRELFEATGYLDEGFEIGNFEDEDYVLRVRLNGRKLVIARDTFIHHYGSVTIRELGDQIESINDKNAAFFRDKWGNSFNLVQRAREANGGSGLTRCHDFYPTHVAVTGLTDTVYWVEHGTKYPLAGHIGVPIVTVSQIDLRGWPTGPVMDAGVARDKWQRQSEPNGDIADGAVFTTDAGKWYQRQGEKYREIISEHALRRWQLENRVQPRTDKERDELKEGPPIIPAPVITSFHL, translated from the coding sequence ATGCCACCAGTGCGTTCCCGCCGTGACATTCGCCGTGTACACGCAGGCAAGCGGCGCGTCCCCGCATCTTCCATGCGGGCTGCATCCGGACGGAGCAGACAACAACGATACGATCGAGGATATGCCCGCGGCTATGCGGAAGGGTTACGTGTCGGGCAGGCCCAATACGGAGTTCCCTTCGACGGCACGAGCATCATCATCCCGACGTATAACAAGGCCGACCTGTTAGAGCAGTGTATTGCCAGCATCGAGGACCATACATCGATCCCCCATGAAATCATCGTCGTCGACAACGCCTCGACAGATGGCACCGCTGCCTATCTTCACCGGAATACCGGGAAGCTTCGCTTCCATATCCATGAGCATAACCGCGGCTTCGCTGGAGCGGTTAATACGGGGCTGATGATGGCGAAGGGACAGACGATCTGTATTCTGAACAACGATATTCTCGTAACTCCGAACTGGCTCAACAATCTTCTTGACTGCCTCCAGAGCGATGACAAAATCGGAATGGTCGGGCCGGTGACGAATTTCATCAGTGGAGAACAACTGATTGAAGTTCCTTATCAAAGCATTGAGGATATGTATTCGTTCGCAGCGACACATAATGTGCCGAATGCGGGAAAATGGCAAGGAACGGATCGGATCGTCGGGTTTTGCCTCATATTCCGCCGGGAACTGTTCGAGGCGACCGGCTATCTCGACGAAGGCTTCGAGATCGGCAATTTCGAAGATGAAGATTATGTGCTTCGTGTTCGCCTGAACGGACGCAAGCTCGTGATTGCGCGGGATACGTTCATCCATCATTACGGCAGCGTAACGATTAGGGAGCTCGGGGACCAGATTGAGAGTATCAATGACAAAAACGCGGCATTTTTCCGTGACAAATGGGGAAATTCATTCAACTTGGTGCAGCGCGCGAGGGAAGCGAACGGTGGTTCGGGACTTACCCGATGCCATGATTTCTACCCGACGCATGTTGCGGTCACCGGATTGACCGATACGGTCTATTGGGTTGAGCACGGCACGAAATATCCGCTTGCCGGCCATATCGGTGTCCCGATCGTAACCGTCTCGCAAATCGATCTGCGGGGCTGGCCGACAGGACCGGTCATGGATGCAGGGGTTGCCCGTGACAAATGGCAGCGCCAATCCGAACCGAATGGGGATATCGCAGATGGGGCCGTCTTCACGACCGATGCGGGAAAATGGTACCAGCGTCAAGGAGAGAAGTACCGCGAAATTATTAGCGAGCATGCCCTCCGCAGATGGCAGTTGGAGAACCGGGTGCAGCCGCGAACGGATAAAGAGAGAGACGAATTGAAAGAGGGGCCTCCGATCATTCCAGCGCCGGTTATTACCTCCTTTCACTTGTAA
- a CDS encoding CgeB family protein yields MRTLRSRRQQARIHMNQQLRYNARHQGRVAGFNDGFQEGYVRGRADVIMKTPREPIPMRPLHVCYVTTGKGYPYAPLDEGMRNTWKELVSQVSVCGPGEGVAAVADQQRPDLVFALDGMDLPVEQVDAVRALGIRTALWITDDPYYTDMMSSIVTHYDYVFTLEANSVEYYRSLGANVHFLPFGVYHGHFRPLRSPAKVRRGISFIGSAYWNRIRMIEPILPELMKRGLVLTGLWWERLSQYPQYAHQIELNRWMDPYETSEVYNGSKIVINLHRGYDDESSNQNRINIPTHSPNPRTFEICACGTLQLTDVRSDISQFYTPGAEIETYSSPEEMLAKIDYYLSHEQERREIALRALARTMREHTYAHRLNQVLATIFG; encoded by the coding sequence ATGCGTACATTACGCTCACGCAGGCAGCAAGCCCGAATTCATATGAATCAGCAATTACGATACAACGCCCGTCATCAAGGACGCGTCGCAGGGTTCAATGATGGATTCCAGGAAGGCTATGTGCGCGGACGGGCGGATGTCATTATGAAGACGCCGAGGGAGCCTATACCGATGCGGCCGCTCCATGTCTGCTATGTGACAACCGGCAAAGGGTATCCTTATGCCCCGCTGGATGAAGGCATGCGCAACACATGGAAGGAACTGGTCAGCCAAGTGTCGGTATGCGGGCCGGGGGAAGGCGTTGCCGCCGTGGCGGACCAACAGCGGCCCGATTTGGTTTTTGCCCTAGACGGAATGGATCTTCCGGTGGAGCAAGTCGATGCCGTCAGGGCGCTTGGGATCCGAACCGCCCTATGGATTACGGATGATCCCTATTACACCGATATGATGAGCTCCATAGTGACGCATTATGACTATGTTTTCACTCTCGAAGCGAACAGCGTCGAGTATTACCGTTCGCTTGGGGCGAACGTGCACTTTTTGCCGTTTGGCGTCTATCATGGCCATTTCCGGCCTCTTCGCAGCCCCGCTAAGGTGCGAAGGGGAATCAGCTTCATCGGATCCGCCTATTGGAACCGGATCCGGATGATAGAGCCGATTCTGCCCGAACTGATGAAGCGAGGCTTGGTCCTGACCGGCTTATGGTGGGAACGGCTCTCTCAATATCCTCAATACGCCCATCAGATCGAATTGAACCGCTGGATGGACCCGTACGAGACGTCGGAGGTGTACAACGGGAGCAAGATTGTCATTAATTTGCACCGCGGTTACGACGACGAGTCGAGCAACCAGAACCGGATCAATATTCCGACCCATTCCCCGAACCCGCGAACTTTCGAAATCTGTGCCTGCGGAACGCTGCAGCTGACGGACGTGCGATCGGATATCTCCCAATTCTATACCCCCGGCGCGGAAATAGAGACCTATTCTTCCCCGGAAGAGATGCTGGCGAAGATTGACTACTATTTAAGCCATGAACAAGAACGGCGGGAGATCGCGCTCCGCGCTTTGGCCCGGACGATGCGCGAACATACGTATGCGCATCGCTTGAACCAGGTGCTGGCTACCATATTCGGGTAG